The following coding sequences are from one Streptomyces sp. NBC_01294 window:
- a CDS encoding lytic polysaccharide monooxygenase auxiliary activity family 9 protein: protein MPGRAGVAALGLGLVAGITLLGAPSASSHGYTDTPISRQKLCANRAVADCGAIQWEPQSVEGFKGFPAAGPADGKICSAGLPQFAELDNPRGGAWPTTKVTSGQSYGFRWQFTANHSTTDFKYYVTKNGWTGGKALTRADLDPQPFLTVAYNGARPAMTTVHQGAMPSGKSGRHLILAVWTVNDTPMAFYACSDVQF, encoded by the coding sequence ATGCCCGGACGGGCCGGCGTCGCCGCGCTCGGCCTCGGCCTCGTCGCCGGAATCACCCTCCTCGGCGCCCCCAGCGCCAGCAGTCACGGCTACACCGACACCCCCATCAGCCGCCAGAAGCTCTGCGCCAACCGGGCCGTCGCCGACTGCGGCGCGATCCAGTGGGAGCCGCAGAGCGTCGAGGGCTTCAAGGGGTTCCCGGCCGCCGGCCCCGCCGACGGCAAGATATGTTCGGCAGGCCTCCCGCAGTTCGCCGAGCTCGACAACCCGCGCGGCGGCGCCTGGCCCACCACCAAGGTGACCAGTGGCCAGAGCTACGGCTTCCGGTGGCAGTTCACCGCCAACCACTCCACCACCGACTTCAAGTACTACGTCACCAAGAACGGCTGGACCGGCGGCAAGGCCCTCACCCGCGCCGACCTCGACCCCCAGCCCTTCCTCACCGTCGCCTACAACGGCGCCCGCCCCGCCATGACCACCGTCCACCAGGGCGCCATGCCGAGCGGCAAGTCGGGCCGGCACCTGATCCTCGCCGTCTGGACCGTCAACGACACCCCGATGGCCTTCTACGCCTGCTCTGACGTTCAGTTCTGA
- a CDS encoding IclR family transcriptional regulator → MALKPEPTAPFHSVQYALRVLETIARHTGGVTDVQIARETGLPAVHLAPMLLMLRREGYVLQVSDGAYAIGDSLVLLGSGIDRQQALTDKLQETLDRLRDSVGAAVYISRYVDGEVRITQFADSPRTPKVHEWVDFRSAAHASAVGKCLLTQLDLNGRRDHLSRHKIARLTSKTIVNERILFSKLDAQPATVPMLDLQEYAVGTVCAAVPITAGASVGCLALSMPVEHAHRLRAAADTLNRKAAPLLLSLTL, encoded by the coding sequence GTGGCGCTGAAGCCCGAGCCGACCGCGCCGTTCCACTCGGTGCAGTACGCACTACGCGTACTCGAAACGATCGCACGGCACACCGGTGGTGTGACCGACGTGCAGATCGCGCGTGAGACCGGCCTGCCCGCAGTCCATCTCGCTCCGATGCTGCTCATGCTGCGCCGGGAGGGATATGTCCTGCAGGTGTCCGACGGCGCCTACGCCATAGGGGATTCCCTCGTGCTGCTCGGCTCCGGCATCGACCGGCAGCAGGCCCTGACGGACAAGCTCCAGGAGACGCTGGACCGGCTGCGCGACTCGGTCGGCGCGGCCGTCTACATCAGCCGGTACGTGGACGGTGAGGTCAGGATCACGCAGTTCGCGGACAGCCCCCGCACGCCGAAGGTGCACGAGTGGGTCGACTTCCGCTCCGCCGCGCACGCCAGCGCGGTCGGCAAGTGCCTGCTGACGCAGCTCGACCTGAACGGGCGGCGCGACCACCTGTCCCGGCACAAGATCGCCCGGCTCACGTCGAAGACCATCGTCAACGAGCGGATCCTGTTCTCGAAGCTGGACGCCCAGCCGGCCACCGTGCCGATGCTGGACCTGCAGGAATACGCCGTGGGCACGGTCTGCGCGGCGGTCCCGATCACGGCCGGGGCCTCGGTGGGCTGCCTGGCCCTGTCGATGCCGGTCGAGCACGCGCACCGGCTGCGGGCCGCGGCGGACACCCTGAACCGGAAGGCCGCACCTCTGCTGCTGTCGCTCACGCTCTAG
- a CDS encoding glycosyl hydrolase family 18 protein produces the protein MHIRKPLIAAAATAALAAGALASFAGLGTAQAADAGVTAGAGGVRIAYYDQWSVYGNAFYPKHLDTRGIAGKLDVINYSFGNIHPTDLTCFEANKAAGDDNNPNAGDGAGDSYADYQKSFGAADSVDGVADTWNQPIVGVFNQFKELKAKYPHLKINISLGGWTYSKFFHDAAKTDASRKKLVASCIKQYIKGDLPVEGGFGGPGTAAGIFDGIDIDWEYPGSSGGHLGNHYGPEDKQNFTLLLQEFRKQLDAEGAANGGKKYMLTAALPAGQDKIKYIETDKIGQYLDYANIMTYDMHGAWDGDGPTYHQSPLHPSPADPTDPIAPGTEKYSIDNAIDSWIDGNPAYGIAGGFPAGKLTLGYEFYYRGWKGVPAGTTNGLAQTATGGSAARPLSQQAGIAHYKELGGIVDNASTTFWDDQSKSSYFYKDGEFFTGLNQKSIQARVDYGKQRGLAGAMMYSLLGLDNNATLLNQISDALGGTTVPPTTPPTTPPTTPPTTPPTTPPTTPPTGCGSLPAYVAGTIYTAGNEVSHNGRKYKAQWWTQNETPGTTGEWGVWKDLGAC, from the coding sequence ATGCACATCCGTAAACCACTCATCGCAGCCGCCGCCACGGCCGCGCTGGCAGCCGGAGCGCTTGCCTCCTTCGCGGGACTCGGCACCGCCCAGGCCGCGGACGCCGGTGTCACCGCCGGGGCCGGCGGCGTCCGCATCGCCTACTACGACCAGTGGAGCGTGTACGGGAACGCCTTCTACCCCAAGCACCTCGACACCCGTGGCATAGCGGGCAAGCTGGACGTCATCAACTACTCGTTCGGCAACATCCACCCCACCGACCTCACCTGTTTCGAGGCGAACAAGGCGGCGGGCGACGACAACAACCCCAACGCCGGTGACGGCGCGGGCGACTCGTACGCCGACTACCAGAAGTCCTTCGGCGCGGCGGACAGCGTGGACGGCGTCGCCGACACGTGGAACCAGCCGATCGTGGGCGTCTTCAACCAGTTCAAGGAACTGAAGGCCAAGTACCCCCACCTGAAGATCAACATCTCGCTGGGCGGCTGGACGTACTCCAAGTTCTTCCATGACGCGGCCAAGACGGACGCCTCCCGCAAGAAGCTCGTCGCCTCCTGCATCAAGCAGTACATCAAGGGCGACCTCCCGGTGGAGGGCGGCTTCGGCGGCCCCGGCACCGCGGCCGGCATCTTCGACGGCATCGACATCGACTGGGAGTACCCCGGCTCCTCCGGCGGCCACCTGGGCAACCACTACGGCCCCGAGGACAAGCAGAACTTCACCCTGCTGCTCCAGGAGTTCCGCAAGCAGCTCGACGCCGAGGGCGCGGCCAACGGCGGCAAGAAGTACATGCTGACCGCGGCCCTGCCGGCCGGCCAGGACAAGATCAAGTACATCGAGACCGACAAGATCGGCCAGTACTTGGACTACGCCAACATCATGACGTACGACATGCACGGCGCCTGGGACGGCGACGGGCCGACGTACCACCAGTCCCCGCTGCACCCCTCGCCGGCCGACCCGACCGACCCGATCGCCCCGGGCACCGAGAAGTACAGCATCGACAACGCCATCGACTCCTGGATCGACGGCAACCCGGCCTACGGCATCGCGGGCGGCTTCCCCGCCGGCAAGCTGACCCTGGGCTACGAGTTCTACTACCGCGGCTGGAAGGGCGTCCCGGCGGGCACCACCAACGGCCTCGCCCAGACGGCTACCGGCGGCTCCGCGGCGCGTCCGCTCAGCCAGCAGGCGGGCATCGCCCACTACAAGGAGCTCGGCGGGATCGTCGACAACGCGTCGACCACCTTCTGGGACGACCAGTCGAAGTCCTCGTACTTCTACAAGGACGGCGAGTTCTTCACCGGCCTGAACCAGAAGTCCATCCAGGCCCGGGTCGACTACGGCAAGCAGCGCGGCCTGGCCGGCGCGATGATGTACTCCCTGCTCGGCCTGGACAACAACGCCACGCTGCTGAACCAGATCTCGGACGCCCTCGGCGGCACCACGGTCCCGCCGACCACTCCGCCCACCACGCCTCCGACCACCCCGCCCACGACCCCGCCGACCACGCCGCCGACGACCCCGCCCACGGGCTGCGGATCGCTCCCGGCGTACGTCGCGGGCACGATCTACACGGCGGGCAACGAGGTCTCCCACAACGGCCGCAAGTACAAGGCCCAGTGGTGGACGCAGAACGAGACGCCGGGCACCACCGGTGAATGGGGTGTCTGGAAGGACCTCGGCGCCTGCTGA
- a CDS encoding DUF397 domain-containing protein, which yields MRSSQNPTGALWRKSSYSGNTGGDCVEVAAQPCRVAVRDSKRPNGPVFTVGPEAFAAFVRSV from the coding sequence ATGCGGAGCAGCCAGAACCCGACGGGCGCCTTGTGGCGTAAGTCCAGCTACAGCGGGAACACCGGCGGCGACTGCGTCGAGGTGGCCGCGCAGCCCTGCCGGGTCGCCGTGCGGGACTCGAAGCGGCCCAACGGGCCTGTCTTCACCGTCGGGCCGGAGGCGTTCGCCGCGTTCGTCCGCAGCGTCTGA
- a CDS encoding LLM class flavin-dependent oxidoreductase: protein MSDTGGALRQEGGNGIRGTARGRAGVPLSVLDLVTVGAGSTAHDSLRTSVAIARLAESRGYHRHWVAEHHSMPGVASSSPAVILAHLAAHTSRIRLGSGGVMLPNHAPLAIAEQFGTLEALAPGRIDLGLGRAPGTDGRTAAALRGPGRLDEAADEFPRQLAELTRFLDDDFPDGHPYARVHAVPGPVQGSAGRPPIWLLGSSGFSARLAGELGLPFAYAHHFSAAGTLPALDLYRQAFRPSAVLDAPYAVIGVSALAADTDGEARAQVLTGALSMLRLRTGRPGLIPTPEEAAAYPFSRPEREFVDSWLSNVVHGTADEVRTGLDDLAKRTGADELMLTANTHSGAARLRSYGLVADAYGMPVEAPAAD, encoded by the coding sequence ATGAGTGACACTGGTGGCGCACTTCGACAGGAGGGCGGGAACGGCATCCGGGGCACCGCGCGGGGCCGGGCGGGCGTGCCGCTCTCCGTCCTGGACCTGGTCACCGTGGGCGCCGGCAGCACCGCCCACGACTCCTTGCGCACCAGCGTGGCGATAGCCCGGCTCGCAGAATCCCGCGGGTACCACCGCCACTGGGTCGCCGAGCACCACTCCATGCCCGGCGTCGCCAGCTCCTCCCCGGCCGTGATCCTGGCCCACCTCGCCGCGCACACCTCCCGCATCCGGCTCGGATCGGGCGGGGTCATGCTGCCCAACCACGCCCCGCTCGCCATCGCCGAGCAGTTCGGCACCCTGGAGGCGCTCGCCCCGGGGCGGATCGACCTCGGGCTCGGCCGCGCCCCCGGCACCGACGGCCGCACGGCCGCCGCGCTGCGCGGACCCGGGCGCCTGGACGAGGCCGCGGACGAGTTCCCCCGGCAGCTCGCGGAGCTCACCCGCTTCCTCGACGACGACTTCCCGGACGGGCACCCGTACGCCCGCGTGCACGCCGTACCCGGCCCGGTGCAGGGCTCCGCCGGACGGCCGCCGATCTGGCTGCTCGGCTCCTCCGGCTTCAGCGCCCGGCTGGCCGGCGAACTCGGCCTGCCCTTCGCCTACGCCCACCACTTCTCGGCCGCCGGCACCCTGCCCGCGCTCGACCTCTACCGGCAGGCCTTCCGGCCCTCGGCCGTCCTGGACGCCCCGTACGCCGTCATCGGGGTCTCGGCGCTCGCCGCGGACACCGACGGGGAGGCCCGCGCGCAGGTGCTCACCGGCGCGCTGTCGATGCTGCGGCTGCGCACCGGGCGGCCCGGGCTGATCCCGACGCCGGAGGAGGCGGCGGCGTACCCCTTCTCCCGGCCGGAGCGTGAGTTCGTGGACAGCTGGCTCTCGAACGTCGTCCACGGCACCGCCGACGAGGTCCGCACCGGGCTCGACGACCTCGCCAAGCGGACCGGCGCGGACGAGCTGATGCTGACGGCCAACACCCACAGCGGGGCGGCCCGGTTGCGTTCGTACGGCCTCGTCGCAGATGCGTACGGCATGCCCGTGGAGGCGCCCGCGGCCGATTGA
- a CDS encoding AMP-binding protein: MRTTTAPETVAELIARQWGDHRPGLMHADGVLTHHRTAQAAAARAALLVDLMPPGAEPHLGVLLDNTPEFPFWLGAAALAGAAVAGINPTRRGPELARDILHTDCRLLITERAHLPLLRGLDLPGVRILVTGTEAYEALLAPYAAAKPGEAALRPPAPDSRLLLYFTSGSTGAPKAALCTQGRLAAAGGALARQFSVVPDDVHYICMPLFHGNAVIADWLPALVGGAAVALRRRFSASAFLADVRAYRATYFTYVGRAIQYLLATEPRPDDRAHTLRLGFGTEAGAVDAARFAERFGVRLVEGYGATEGGASVQRTPDTPPGALGRAGAGDDLAVIDPETGEECPPALLAPDGRLLNGSAAIGELVNRGRSLFEGYWRNPDAEADRTRGGWYWTGDLFFRDAAGFLYFAGRTDDRLRVDSENLAAAVIENILARWTDAAAVAVYGVPDEVSGDQVMAAVSLRDGAVFDPSSFTRFLSLQPDLGTKMSPRYVRIVPAMPVTATNKIHRVSLRREGFRCPDPVWHRTPAGSYAPLDEPALSTLLTVYESHTRTDLLGGA, from the coding sequence ATGCGGACGACGACTGCACCCGAAACCGTCGCGGAGCTCATAGCGCGCCAATGGGGCGACCACCGGCCCGGACTGATGCACGCGGACGGCGTGCTCACCCACCACCGGACCGCCCAGGCGGCCGCCGCGCGCGCCGCGCTCCTCGTCGACCTCATGCCCCCGGGGGCCGAGCCGCACCTCGGGGTCCTGCTCGACAACACCCCCGAGTTCCCCTTCTGGCTCGGCGCGGCGGCCCTCGCGGGGGCCGCCGTCGCCGGGATCAACCCCACCCGGCGCGGCCCCGAGCTGGCCCGCGACATCCTGCACACCGACTGCCGGCTCCTGATCACCGAGCGCGCCCACCTGCCGCTGCTGCGCGGCCTCGACCTGCCCGGCGTACGCATCCTGGTCACCGGCACCGAGGCGTACGAGGCCCTGCTCGCCCCGTACGCCGCCGCCAAGCCCGGCGAAGCAGCCCTGCGCCCGCCCGCCCCCGACTCCCGCCTCCTCCTCTACTTCACCTCCGGCTCCACCGGCGCCCCCAAGGCCGCCCTCTGCACCCAGGGCCGCCTCGCGGCGGCGGGCGGTGCACTCGCCCGTCAGTTCTCCGTCGTGCCGGACGACGTCCACTACATCTGCATGCCGCTCTTCCACGGCAACGCCGTCATCGCCGACTGGCTCCCCGCGCTCGTCGGCGGCGCCGCGGTGGCGCTGCGCCGGCGCTTCTCGGCCTCCGCGTTCCTGGCCGACGTACGGGCGTACCGGGCCACCTACTTCACCTACGTCGGCCGGGCGATCCAGTACCTCCTGGCCACCGAGCCCCGCCCCGACGACCGCGCGCACACCCTGCGGCTCGGCTTCGGCACCGAGGCCGGGGCGGTCGATGCGGCGCGCTTCGCCGAGCGGTTCGGGGTCCGGCTGGTGGAGGGCTACGGCGCCACCGAGGGCGGCGCCTCCGTCCAGCGAACCCCGGACACCCCGCCGGGCGCGCTGGGCCGGGCGGGCGCGGGGGACGACCTGGCGGTGATCGACCCGGAGACGGGGGAGGAGTGCCCGCCCGCGCTCCTCGCCCCGGACGGCCGCCTGCTCAACGGCTCGGCCGCGATCGGCGAACTGGTCAACCGGGGCCGCAGCCTGTTCGAGGGGTACTGGCGCAACCCGGACGCGGAGGCCGACCGCACGCGGGGCGGCTGGTACTGGACGGGAGACCTCTTCTTCCGCGACGCGGCGGGCTTCCTCTACTTCGCGGGCCGCACGGACGACCGCCTCCGGGTCGACAGCGAGAACCTCGCCGCGGCGGTGATCGAGAACATCCTGGCCCGCTGGACGGACGCGGCGGCGGTCGCCGTCTACGGGGTCCCGGACGAGGTGTCGGGGGACCAGGTCATGGCGGCGGTCTCCCTCCGGGACGGCGCGGTGTTCGACCCGTCGTCCTTCACGAGGTTCCTCTCCCTCCAGCCGGACCTGGGCACGAAGATGTCCCCGCGGTACGTCCGGATCGTCCCGGCGATGCCGGTCACGGCGACGAACAAGATCCACCGGGTCTCCCTCCGCCGCGAGGGCTTCCGCTGCCCGGACCCGGTCTGGCACCGCACCCCTGCCGGGAGCTACGCCCCCCTGGACGAGCCCGCCCTGTCCACCCTCCTCACCGTGTACGAGTCCCACACCCGCACGGACCTCCTGGGCGGGGCTTGA
- a CDS encoding helix-turn-helix transcriptional regulator — translation MLQTLGLGADVEAVYRGMLADPSGGIAELSARLGLTQAQVREGLDRLVDLDLLRPSRDCPGALRAVRPELGLELLLRRQEEELARQQQELARSKAAAAQVVSEFAELSPNTEVDGAERLVGMDAIQGRLEQLAHGLVRECLAILPGGALSEASLEASRPLDQRALARGIEMRSVYQDSARNDPTTLAYARWLTEQGGQVRTSPLLPPRLLIFDRTVAVVPIDPGNSRLGALCTSAPGIVASLATLFEQTWASAVPLGADRPRPSDARPTATELELLKLLASGMTDEAAGKRLGVSLRTVRRQMSALMERLHATSRFEAGLKAAQQGWL, via the coding sequence ATGCTGCAAACGCTGGGGCTCGGTGCCGACGTGGAAGCCGTGTACCGGGGCATGCTGGCCGACCCCTCGGGAGGGATCGCCGAGCTGAGCGCCCGCCTCGGACTCACCCAGGCGCAGGTCCGCGAGGGCCTGGACCGGCTCGTCGACCTCGACCTGCTCAGACCGTCACGCGATTGCCCGGGCGCGCTGCGGGCGGTGAGACCCGAACTGGGCCTGGAACTGCTGCTGCGCCGCCAGGAGGAGGAACTGGCCCGGCAGCAGCAGGAGCTGGCCCGCAGCAAGGCGGCCGCGGCGCAGGTGGTCTCCGAATTCGCCGAGCTCTCCCCCAACACCGAGGTCGACGGCGCGGAACGGCTCGTGGGGATGGACGCCATCCAGGGCCGACTCGAACAGCTCGCCCACGGCCTGGTCAGGGAATGCCTGGCGATACTGCCGGGCGGCGCGCTGTCCGAGGCGAGCCTGGAGGCCTCCCGGCCGCTGGACCAGCGTGCGCTGGCCCGCGGCATCGAGATGCGCTCGGTGTACCAGGACAGCGCCCGCAACGATCCGACGACGCTCGCCTACGCCCGATGGCTCACCGAGCAGGGCGGCCAGGTGCGCACCAGCCCGCTCCTTCCGCCGCGGCTGCTGATATTCGACCGCACGGTCGCGGTCGTGCCCATCGACCCCGGCAACTCCCGTCTGGGCGCCCTGTGCACCAGCGCGCCGGGGATCGTGGCCTCCCTCGCCACCCTGTTCGAGCAGACGTGGGCCTCGGCCGTACCGCTCGGAGCCGACCGCCCCCGCCCCAGCGACGCCCGCCCCACCGCGACCGAACTCGAACTGCTGAAGCTGCTGGCCTCGGGCATGACGGACGAGGCGGCCGGCAAGCGGCTCGGGGTGTCCCTGCGTACCGTCAGGCGCCAGATGTCCGCCCTGATGGAACGCCTCCACGCGACGAGCCGCTTCGAAGCGGGCCTCAAGGCGGCGCAGCAGGGCTGGCTCTGA
- a CDS encoding helix-turn-helix domain-containing protein, which produces MVQARDIDPSASPLDYYGYELRRLREDAGLKQAQLGAIIFCTGSLIGMVENGRRVPTRDFSERVDAALGTGGHFSRLVGLVLRSVLPTWFQAYAEMEARAAFISAYQPQLVHGLLQTEAYARAVLASGLPEQLDELVAARMERHRILRREKPPMVWVVLDEGVLHRSIGGRQAMREQLAHLLSFHGNRWVQIQVLPNAAGEHAGLIGAFNAMRFANDPDLVYTEDLISGHTTANPDTVREAALRYAHLQAAALSVEDSAALITRVMEERYAEQPEPDGRLVA; this is translated from the coding sequence ATGGTCCAGGCCCGCGACATCGATCCCAGCGCCTCGCCGCTGGACTACTACGGCTATGAGCTGCGCCGCCTGAGAGAGGACGCCGGCCTGAAGCAGGCCCAGTTGGGCGCGATCATCTTCTGTACGGGCTCCCTGATCGGCATGGTCGAGAACGGCCGAAGGGTCCCTACTCGGGACTTCTCCGAACGGGTCGACGCGGCCCTCGGGACGGGCGGGCACTTCTCGCGGCTGGTCGGGCTGGTCCTGCGCAGCGTGTTGCCGACGTGGTTCCAGGCCTACGCGGAAATGGAGGCCCGGGCGGCGTTCATCTCCGCCTATCAGCCTCAGCTGGTGCACGGACTGCTCCAGACGGAGGCGTACGCGCGGGCTGTGCTGGCGAGCGGGCTTCCGGAACAGCTCGATGAGCTGGTCGCGGCCCGAATGGAGCGCCATCGCATCCTGCGCCGGGAGAAGCCGCCGATGGTCTGGGTGGTGCTCGACGAGGGAGTGCTTCACCGGTCGATTGGTGGTCGACAGGCGATGCGTGAGCAACTCGCTCACCTGCTGAGCTTCCATGGGAACCGGTGGGTGCAGATCCAGGTACTCCCCAATGCGGCCGGCGAACACGCCGGCCTGATCGGGGCGTTCAACGCGATGCGGTTCGCCAACGACCCGGACTTGGTCTACACGGAAGACCTCATCTCGGGCCACACGACGGCCAACCCCGACACGGTCCGGGAAGCCGCGCTTCGTTACGCTCACTTGCAGGCCGCCGCTCTCTCTGTCGAGGACTCGGCGGCGTTGATCACCCGGGTCATGGAGGAGCGTTATGCGGAGCAGCCAGAACCCGACGGGCGCCTTGTGGCGTAA
- a CDS encoding peptidase S1 and S6 translates to MTTTLRQAARKSAVAALSTAIGAGLLTAASVATAPAAQAATSCSGTASIYGILPDGRLTFSTITPATGELKKVLVGADLGFEPKAMATLNFNTILVTSTTGALYRLDVLTNNTSLVLERPPVKLFDSGWTHDKLTYDGHGHLYGTAGGVLIQYLVSQPKPTGSAHIGQRKEIGGGFVLKTLTAAGDDRLLATTSAGALYSYKISGDGSWDRDDLKTAGWSGFDQVVSPGGGLYYGRIETTGAMYWYKDANPADGTGTDIAYHNDTPVNTGGWTQKLLSAQPATFSCTTTADPLDGRDIPAVKAAGRDLMNKHDGGAWNNSTQWNCLEQLWDKESGWRYWADNPSSTAYGIPQALPGSKMDAFGDDWRTNPVTQIRWGLSYIDGRYNTPCGAWTHFLNNNWY, encoded by the coding sequence GTGACCACCACCCTCCGTCAGGCTGCCCGCAAGAGCGCGGTCGCCGCCCTCTCCACCGCGATCGGTGCCGGACTGCTCACCGCCGCGTCCGTCGCCACCGCCCCGGCCGCACAGGCCGCGACGAGCTGCAGCGGGACGGCCTCGATCTACGGCATCCTTCCCGACGGCCGCCTCACCTTCAGCACCATCACGCCCGCCACCGGCGAGCTGAAGAAGGTGCTGGTCGGAGCCGACCTGGGGTTCGAGCCGAAGGCGATGGCCACCCTCAACTTCAACACCATCCTCGTCACGTCGACGACCGGTGCGCTCTACCGCCTCGACGTGCTCACCAACAACACCTCCCTCGTCCTGGAGCGCCCGCCCGTCAAGCTCTTCGACAGCGGCTGGACCCACGACAAGCTCACCTACGACGGCCACGGGCACCTCTACGGCACCGCGGGCGGCGTCCTGATCCAGTACCTGGTCTCGCAGCCCAAGCCGACCGGCTCGGCGCACATCGGCCAGCGCAAGGAGATCGGCGGCGGCTTCGTCCTGAAGACCCTCACGGCCGCCGGCGACGACCGGCTGCTCGCCACCACGTCGGCCGGCGCGCTCTACTCGTACAAGATCAGCGGCGACGGCAGCTGGGACCGCGACGACCTCAAGACCGCCGGCTGGTCCGGCTTCGACCAGGTCGTATCGCCTGGTGGAGGCCTCTACTACGGCCGGATCGAAACCACGGGCGCCATGTACTGGTACAAGGACGCCAACCCGGCCGACGGCACCGGCACGGACATCGCCTACCACAACGACACCCCCGTCAACACGGGCGGCTGGACGCAGAAGCTCCTCTCCGCCCAGCCGGCGACCTTCAGTTGCACCACCACCGCGGACCCGCTCGACGGCAGGGACATACCCGCGGTGAAGGCGGCCGGCCGCGATCTGATGAACAAGCACGACGGCGGTGCCTGGAACAACTCCACCCAGTGGAACTGTCTGGAGCAGCTCTGGGACAAGGAGAGCGGCTGGCGCTACTGGGCCGACAACCCGAGCTCCACGGCCTACGGCATCCCCCAGGCCCTGCCCGGTTCCAAGATGGACGCCTTCGGCGACGACTGGCGCACCAACCCCGTCACCCAGATCAGGTGGGGCCTGTCCTACATCGACGGCCGCTACAACACGCCCTGCGGCGCCTGGACCCACTTCCTGAACAACAACTGGTACTGA